The Manis javanica isolate MJ-LG chromosome 2, MJ_LKY, whole genome shotgun sequence genome contains a region encoding:
- the RBM17 gene encoding splicing factor 45 isoform X1 encodes MSLYDDLGVETSDSKTEGWSKNFKLLQSQLQVKKAALTQAKSQRTKQSTVLAPVIDLKRGGSSDERQIVDTPPHVAAGLKDPVPSGFSAGEVLIPLADEYDPMFPNDYEKVVKRQREERQRQRELERQKEIEEREKRRKDRHEASGFSRRPDPDSDEDEDYERERRKRSMGGAAIAPPTSLVEKDKELPRDFPYEEDSRPRSQSSKAAIPPPVYEEQDRPRSPTGPGNSFLANMGGTVAHKIMQKYGFREGQGLGKHEQGLSTALSVEKTSKRGGKIIVGDSTEKDASKKSDSNPLTEILKCPTKVVLLRNMVGAGEVDEDLEVETKEECEKYGKVGKCVIFEIPGAPDDEAVRIFLEFERVESAIKAVVDLNGRYFGGRVVKACFYNLDKFRVLDLAEQV; translated from the exons ATGTCCCTGTATGATGATCTGGGAGTGGAGACCAGTGACTCAAAAACAGAAGGGTGGTCCAAAAACTTCAAACTTCTGCAGTCTCAGCTTCAGGTGAAGAAGGCGGCTCTCACTCAAGCCAAG AGCCAGAGGACAAAACAGAGTACAGTCCTTGCCCCAGTAATTGACCTAAAGCGGGGAGGCTCCTCAGATGAGCGGCAGATTGTGGACACCCCACCGCACGTGGCAGCGGGCCTGAAG GATCCTGTTCCCAGTGGGTTTTCTGCAGGAGAAGTTTTGATACCCTTAGCTGATGAATATGATCCTATGTTTCCCAATGACTATGAGAAAGTGGTGAAGCGCCAGAGAGAGGAACGACAGAGACAGCGGGAACTGGAAaggcaaaaagaaatagaagagagagaaaa GAGGCGTAAAGACAGACATGAAGCTAGTGGGTTTTCAAGGCGACCAGACCCAGATTCAGATGAAGACGAAGATTATGAGCgagagaggaggaaaagaa GTATGGGTGGAGCTGCCATCGCGCCACCCACTTCTCtcgtggagaaagacaaagagt TACCCCGAGATTTTCCTTACGAAGAGGACTCAAGACCTCGCTCACAGTCTTCCAAAGCTGCCATCCCTCCCCCAGTGTACGAGGAACAGGACAGACCCAGATCTCCCACTGGACCTGGCAACTCCTTCCTTGCCAACATGGG tgGCACAGTAGCACATAAAATCATGCAGAAATACGGCTTCCGGGAAGGCCAGGGTCTTGGGAAGCATGAGCAAGGACTGAGCACAGCATTGTCAGTGGAGAAGACAAGCAAACGAGGAGGCAAGATCATTGTGGGCGATTCCACAGAGAAAG ATGCATCCAAGAAGTCAGATTCAAATCCATTAACTGAAATTCTTAAGTGTCCTACTAAGGTGGTCCTACTAAGG aaCATGGTTGGTGCAGGAGAAGTAGATGAAGACTTGGAAGTTGAAACCAAGGAAGAATGTGAAAAATATGGCAAAGTTGGGAAATGTGTGATATTTGAA atTCCTGGTGCCCCTGATGATGAAGCAGTACGAATATTTCTAGAGTTTGAGAGGGTTGAATCAGCAATTAAAG CTGTTGTTGACCTGAATGGGAGGTATTTTGGTGGACGGGTGGTAAAAGCATGTTTCTACAATTTGGATAAATTCAGGGTCTTGGATTTGGCAGAACAAGTTTGA
- the RBM17 gene encoding splicing factor 45 isoform X3, which yields MSLYDDLGVETSDSKTEGWSKNFKLLQSQLQVKKAALTQAKSQRTKQSTVLAPVIDLKRGGSSDERQIVDTPPHVAAGLKDPVPSGFSAGEVLIPLADEYDPMFPNDYEKVVKRQREERQRQRELERQKEIEEREKRRKDRHEASGFSRRPDPDSDEDEDYERERRKRSMGGAAIAPPTSLVEKDKELPRDFPYEEDSRPRSQSSKAAIPPPVYEEQDRPRSPTGPGNSFLANMGGTVAHKIMQKYGFREGQGLGKHEQGLSTALSVEKTSKRGGKIIVGDSTEKDASKKSDSNPLTEILKCPTKVVLLRNMVGAGEVDEDLEVETKEECEKYGKVGKCVIFEIPGAPDDEAVRIFLEFERVESAIKEGSIIF from the exons ATGTCCCTGTATGATGATCTGGGAGTGGAGACCAGTGACTCAAAAACAGAAGGGTGGTCCAAAAACTTCAAACTTCTGCAGTCTCAGCTTCAGGTGAAGAAGGCGGCTCTCACTCAAGCCAAG AGCCAGAGGACAAAACAGAGTACAGTCCTTGCCCCAGTAATTGACCTAAAGCGGGGAGGCTCCTCAGATGAGCGGCAGATTGTGGACACCCCACCGCACGTGGCAGCGGGCCTGAAG GATCCTGTTCCCAGTGGGTTTTCTGCAGGAGAAGTTTTGATACCCTTAGCTGATGAATATGATCCTATGTTTCCCAATGACTATGAGAAAGTGGTGAAGCGCCAGAGAGAGGAACGACAGAGACAGCGGGAACTGGAAaggcaaaaagaaatagaagagagagaaaa GAGGCGTAAAGACAGACATGAAGCTAGTGGGTTTTCAAGGCGACCAGACCCAGATTCAGATGAAGACGAAGATTATGAGCgagagaggaggaaaagaa GTATGGGTGGAGCTGCCATCGCGCCACCCACTTCTCtcgtggagaaagacaaagagt TACCCCGAGATTTTCCTTACGAAGAGGACTCAAGACCTCGCTCACAGTCTTCCAAAGCTGCCATCCCTCCCCCAGTGTACGAGGAACAGGACAGACCCAGATCTCCCACTGGACCTGGCAACTCCTTCCTTGCCAACATGGG tgGCACAGTAGCACATAAAATCATGCAGAAATACGGCTTCCGGGAAGGCCAGGGTCTTGGGAAGCATGAGCAAGGACTGAGCACAGCATTGTCAGTGGAGAAGACAAGCAAACGAGGAGGCAAGATCATTGTGGGCGATTCCACAGAGAAAG ATGCATCCAAGAAGTCAGATTCAAATCCATTAACTGAAATTCTTAAGTGTCCTACTAAGGTGGTCCTACTAAGG aaCATGGTTGGTGCAGGAGAAGTAGATGAAGACTTGGAAGTTGAAACCAAGGAAGAATGTGAAAAATATGGCAAAGTTGGGAAATGTGTGATATTTGAA atTCCTGGTGCCCCTGATGATGAAGCAGTACGAATATTTCTAGAGTTTGAGAGGGTTGAATCAGCAATTAAAG
- the RBM17 gene encoding splicing factor 45 isoform X2: protein MSLYDDLGVETSDSKTEGWSKNFKLLQSQLQVKKAALTQAKSQRTKQSTVLAPVIDLKRGGSSDERQIVDTPPHVAAGLKDPVPSGFSAGEVLIPLADEYDPMFPNDYEKVVKRQREERQRQRELERQKEIEEREKRRKDRHEASGFSRRPDPDSDEDEDYERERRKRIPRDFPYEEDSRPRSQSSKAAIPPPVYEEQDRPRSPTGPGNSFLANMGGTVAHKIMQKYGFREGQGLGKHEQGLSTALSVEKTSKRGGKIIVGDSTEKDASKKSDSNPLTEILKCPTKVVLLRNMVGAGEVDEDLEVETKEECEKYGKVGKCVIFEIPGAPDDEAVRIFLEFERVESAIKAVVDLNGRYFGGRVVKACFYNLDKFRVLDLAEQV, encoded by the exons ATGTCCCTGTATGATGATCTGGGAGTGGAGACCAGTGACTCAAAAACAGAAGGGTGGTCCAAAAACTTCAAACTTCTGCAGTCTCAGCTTCAGGTGAAGAAGGCGGCTCTCACTCAAGCCAAG AGCCAGAGGACAAAACAGAGTACAGTCCTTGCCCCAGTAATTGACCTAAAGCGGGGAGGCTCCTCAGATGAGCGGCAGATTGTGGACACCCCACCGCACGTGGCAGCGGGCCTGAAG GATCCTGTTCCCAGTGGGTTTTCTGCAGGAGAAGTTTTGATACCCTTAGCTGATGAATATGATCCTATGTTTCCCAATGACTATGAGAAAGTGGTGAAGCGCCAGAGAGAGGAACGACAGAGACAGCGGGAACTGGAAaggcaaaaagaaatagaagagagagaaaa GAGGCGTAAAGACAGACATGAAGCTAGTGGGTTTTCAAGGCGACCAGACCCAGATTCAGATGAAGACGAAGATTATGAGCgagagaggaggaaaagaa TACCCCGAGATTTTCCTTACGAAGAGGACTCAAGACCTCGCTCACAGTCTTCCAAAGCTGCCATCCCTCCCCCAGTGTACGAGGAACAGGACAGACCCAGATCTCCCACTGGACCTGGCAACTCCTTCCTTGCCAACATGGG tgGCACAGTAGCACATAAAATCATGCAGAAATACGGCTTCCGGGAAGGCCAGGGTCTTGGGAAGCATGAGCAAGGACTGAGCACAGCATTGTCAGTGGAGAAGACAAGCAAACGAGGAGGCAAGATCATTGTGGGCGATTCCACAGAGAAAG ATGCATCCAAGAAGTCAGATTCAAATCCATTAACTGAAATTCTTAAGTGTCCTACTAAGGTGGTCCTACTAAGG aaCATGGTTGGTGCAGGAGAAGTAGATGAAGACTTGGAAGTTGAAACCAAGGAAGAATGTGAAAAATATGGCAAAGTTGGGAAATGTGTGATATTTGAA atTCCTGGTGCCCCTGATGATGAAGCAGTACGAATATTTCTAGAGTTTGAGAGGGTTGAATCAGCAATTAAAG CTGTTGTTGACCTGAATGGGAGGTATTTTGGTGGACGGGTGGTAAAAGCATGTTTCTACAATTTGGATAAATTCAGGGTCTTGGATTTGGCAGAACAAGTTTGA